A part of Chloroflexota bacterium genomic DNA contains:
- the glnA gene encoding type I glutamate--ammonia ligase, producing the protein MDKKDVLERMKQDGVKFVSFQFTDVNGVVKSVDVPEYHVPSVLENGIFFDGSSVEGFARIQESDMQLVIDPDTYAILPWSPDEFKRARVLCDIYRPNGEPFEGDPRGVLKRRLASMKEDRKWLLNIGPEPEFFLFLRNGNENINPVPHDIGGYFDFSANDEAVRVRTELMEALSQMGLEIEMGHHEVAIGQHEIDFHFAEALKTADNVLTLKYAVKAIAAQHGLIASFMPKPVFGINGSGMHCHQSIFDLDGNNLFYDEDDPIKLSPLAYQYTAGVLNHARALTAVVAPTVNSYKRLVPGYEAPVYIGWAQVNRSALIRIPQPMADNPKTVRLELRFPDPSTNPYLAFNAMLAAGLDGIEKGMSCPKPLNQTNVYELTAEERIDLGIEMLPGSLFEALIAFEADQTLQSALGGILTEAFLKSRMAEWEDFRTHVTDWELNRYLTSA; encoded by the coding sequence ATGGATAAAAAAGATGTGCTTGAAAGAATGAAACAAGACGGCGTGAAGTTCGTCTCCTTCCAATTCACTGATGTGAATGGCGTGGTCAAGAGCGTGGATGTACCGGAATATCACGTACCCTCGGTATTGGAAAATGGGATCTTCTTTGATGGTTCATCCGTTGAAGGCTTTGCCCGTATCCAAGAAAGCGATATGCAGCTGGTCATCGATCCTGACACCTACGCCATTCTGCCCTGGTCGCCGGATGAATTCAAACGGGCTCGTGTCCTATGTGACATCTATCGTCCCAATGGCGAACCCTTTGAGGGTGATCCCCGCGGTGTGCTCAAACGCCGTCTCGCGAGCATGAAAGAAGATCGCAAATGGCTGCTCAACATCGGCCCTGAACCAGAGTTCTTCCTCTTCCTACGCAATGGCAACGAGAATATTAACCCCGTTCCCCACGACATCGGCGGCTACTTTGATTTCTCCGCCAATGACGAGGCTGTCCGAGTGCGCACCGAGTTGATGGAGGCCCTCAGCCAGATGGGCCTTGAAATTGAAATGGGCCACCATGAAGTCGCCATTGGACAGCACGAAATCGACTTCCACTTTGCCGAAGCGCTGAAGACAGCTGATAACGTCCTGACCTTAAAGTACGCCGTGAAAGCAATTGCAGCCCAACACGGCCTGATCGCATCCTTCATGCCCAAACCCGTTTTTGGGATCAACGGCTCTGGGATGCACTGTCATCAGTCGATCTTTGATCTAGATGGCAACAACCTCTTCTACGATGAGGATGACCCCATCAAGTTATCCCCCCTGGCCTACCAATATACAGCCGGCGTTTTGAATCACGCGCGTGCACTCACGGCAGTCGTGGCCCCCACGGTCAACTCCTACAAGCGTCTGGTTCCCGGTTACGAAGCCCCCGTCTATATCGGCTGGGCCCAGGTGAACCGCTCTGCGCTGATCCGCATCCCTCAGCCTATGGCTGACAATCCCAAGACTGTTCGGCTCGAGCTACGCTTCCCGGATCCATCCACCAACCCCTACCTGGCTTTCAATGCCATGCTGGCAGCCGGTTTGGACGGCATCGAGAAGGGCATGAGCTGCCCCAAGCCTCTTAACCAGACGAATGTCTATGAATTGACTGCAGAAGAACGGATTGACCTCGGTATCGAAATGCTGCCCGGGTCACTCTTCGAGGCTCTGATTGCCTTTGAAGCAGACCAAACCCTGCAGTCCGCTCTGGGCGGTATTCTGACAGAGGCATTCCTTAAATCTCGGATGGCAGAGTGGGAAGATTTCCGCACGCATGTCACCGACTGGGAATTGAATCGTTACCTGACAAGCGCCTGA
- a CDS encoding metallophosphoesterase, with translation MKLLTVSDKEVPLIYSPQIKERFKDVVLALSSGDLSYYYLEYIISTLDIPLYYVRGNHAKIVEYGIGGTRTEPWGAVDLHRKVVQDPKTGLLLAGIEGSLVYNRGKYQYTQAEMWSMVMQLVPALMWNKVRYGRYLDVFVTHAPPWGIHDDDDRAHQGVKAFNWLIETFEPAFHIHGHIHIYRPGIATETKIGKTLVLNTYGYRRLSLPDLPLEHNPSIQPLPTQTEDAASPNS, from the coding sequence ATGAAATTGTTAACGGTCAGCGACAAAGAGGTTCCCCTCATTTATAGTCCCCAAATCAAAGAGCGATTCAAGGACGTTGTCCTGGCCCTCAGCAGTGGGGATCTTTCTTATTATTACCTCGAGTACATCATCAGCACACTGGATATCCCCTTGTACTATGTTCGCGGCAACCATGCCAAAATTGTGGAATATGGAATTGGCGGCACACGAACCGAACCCTGGGGCGCTGTTGACCTGCACCGCAAAGTGGTCCAGGACCCTAAAACCGGTCTCCTACTGGCCGGGATCGAAGGGTCGCTGGTTTATAACCGGGGCAAATACCAATACACTCAGGCAGAAATGTGGTCGATGGTGATGCAACTGGTCCCAGCGCTGATGTGGAACAAAGTGCGCTACGGCCGTTATCTGGATGTATTCGTCACCCATGCCCCGCCCTGGGGGATCCATGATGATGACGACCGCGCCCATCAAGGGGTCAAAGCCTTCAACTGGCTGATCGAAACTTTCGAGCCTGCATTCCATATTCATGGCCACATTCACATTTACCGGCCCGGGATCGCCACTGAGACCAAAATCGGTAAAACCCTGGTGCTCAACACCTACGGCTACAGAAGGCTCTCATTGCCCGACCTCCCCCTGGAACATAATCCTTCTATACAACCCCTTCCCACCCAAACGGAAGATGCAGCATCCCCCAACTCATAG
- a CDS encoding FAD-dependent oxidoreductase, protein MTKIEQNPHLVAVIGAGPAGLYAAQALAKAGAQVVLFNRDIKPGGLAEYGIFPDKYKMRLGLMNQFNRILNHPNVHYLGNISIGQQGDLKLDQLRRAGFQAFMVTIGAQKNNWLGLPGEDLEGVYQANDIVFHYTQHPEMADWQPSLGKQVGIIGMGNVMLDIVHYLKQRKEPRNVTAFARRGPTEVKFDKQTLEPVASCLDLPEIRAAVDEAIPHTNKVGGDAEEFYDLLAQAREKAEECDSGIDFGLKFLRSPRRIVGDEQGRVKGVVFEINQLVREGDRVKSVGTGQLETVLLDTVIFSIGSRVSDRFGLPVAHGHFVTTPDPRYPVDGISYEVYNPDLCIECDDIFVSGWARVPGEGIVGLARKDAERGAKAVLAYLDTLPPSTLTAEQALEALPPVNDRLVDLDDLKKLEAVEQKKADESGLPAFKFGTREEMLRAIDQT, encoded by the coding sequence TTGACAAAGATTGAACAAAATCCCCATTTGGTGGCGGTGATCGGTGCGGGACCGGCCGGCCTGTATGCCGCGCAAGCGTTGGCAAAAGCAGGAGCCCAGGTGGTGCTGTTTAACCGTGATATCAAGCCGGGTGGACTGGCGGAATATGGGATTTTTCCGGATAAATATAAGATGCGCCTGGGGTTGATGAACCAATTCAACCGTATTCTGAACCATCCTAATGTTCACTATCTGGGAAATATCTCCATTGGTCAGCAGGGCGATCTCAAACTGGATCAGCTCCGCAGGGCCGGATTCCAGGCTTTTATGGTCACTATTGGGGCGCAGAAGAATAATTGGCTGGGCTTGCCGGGTGAAGACCTGGAAGGCGTTTACCAGGCGAATGACATCGTTTTTCATTACACCCAACACCCGGAGATGGCGGACTGGCAGCCCAGTTTAGGCAAGCAGGTTGGGATCATCGGCATGGGGAATGTGATGCTCGATATCGTTCACTACCTCAAGCAGCGGAAAGAGCCCAGAAACGTGACGGCTTTTGCACGGCGAGGGCCTACCGAAGTCAAGTTCGATAAACAAACGTTGGAACCGGTTGCCAGTTGTTTGGACTTGCCTGAAATTCGGGCTGCAGTGGATGAAGCCATCCCCCATACCAACAAGGTTGGTGGGGATGCGGAAGAGTTCTATGACCTTTTGGCCCAGGCCCGTGAGAAAGCTGAGGAGTGTGATTCGGGGATTGATTTCGGATTGAAATTCCTCCGCTCTCCCCGGCGGATCGTGGGGGATGAACAAGGTCGGGTGAAGGGCGTGGTCTTTGAAATCAATCAATTGGTGCGAGAAGGGGACCGGGTGAAATCGGTCGGCACCGGCCAACTGGAAACCGTTCTACTGGATACGGTGATTTTCTCGATTGGTTCACGGGTGAGCGACCGCTTCGGTCTGCCGGTGGCACATGGACATTTCGTCACGACACCTGACCCGCGCTACCCGGTGGACGGCATTTCCTATGAGGTTTATAACCCGGACCTTTGCATTGAATGCGATGATATTTTCGTCAGCGGCTGGGCAAGGGTACCCGGTGAGGGAATTGTGGGCCTGGCTCGCAAGGACGCTGAAAGAGGCGCAAAAGCCGTCCTGGCCTATCTCGACACGCTGCCGCCTAGCACACTAACAGCTGAACAGGCGCTGGAAGCGCTGCCGCCGGTGAATGACCGTCTGGTGGATTTGGATGATCTGAAAAAGCTGGAGGCTGTGGAACAAAAAAAGGCAGACGAGAGTGGTCTGCCAGCTTTCAAATTCGGCACTCGCGAGGAGATGCTGAGAGCAATTGATCAGACTTAA
- a CDS encoding insulinase family protein → MTNQTHFYTLPNGLTVHLKEIHTAPIISSWIWYKVGSRNEHPGITGVSHWVEHMQFKGTDRFPAGYLDREISRVGGIWNAMTYLDWTTYFQTLPASMAELSLSLEADRMVNSRFLTEEVNMERTVIISEREGNENQPHFLLNEAIQEAAFDQHPYRYEVIGLKDDLESITRDQLYGHYQRFYDPANAVLALAGDFDIDQMVQQVAASFGEIPSKGSIEQAIPVEPPLGVERRVTVDGPGQTAYVQIAYRAPSASDLDFFGLTVLDSLLTGPSSLNMFGSGGTTNKTSRLYRALVEGEIAVSCFGTLQATHDPYLYSINLTVHPAHTPEEVLQAVDDELKRVMDSPVMQEEIARAIKQAKALFAYSSENISNQAFWLGYTDMFANYDWFENYVNHLAKVTPKDVLRIAREALNPDNRVVGFYLPEESLSQ, encoded by the coding sequence ATGACCAATCAAACCCATTTTTACACCCTCCCCAACGGCCTGACCGTCCATTTAAAAGAAATTCATACCGCACCCATCATCAGCAGCTGGATTTGGTATAAAGTCGGCTCTCGCAACGAGCATCCGGGGATCACCGGTGTGTCTCATTGGGTCGAACACATGCAGTTCAAGGGGACTGACAGGTTCCCTGCGGGTTATCTGGACCGGGAAATCTCCAGAGTGGGCGGCATCTGGAATGCCATGACCTATCTCGATTGGACCACCTATTTCCAAACCCTTCCCGCCAGCATGGCAGAACTCAGTCTCTCACTGGAAGCTGACCGGATGGTCAACAGCCGCTTCCTGACCGAAGAAGTGAACATGGAACGAACCGTGATCATCTCTGAGCGTGAGGGCAATGAAAATCAACCCCATTTCCTGCTCAACGAGGCCATCCAGGAAGCCGCCTTTGACCAGCACCCCTATCGCTATGAAGTGATCGGGCTGAAGGATGATCTCGAATCCATCACCCGTGACCAGCTTTATGGTCATTATCAACGCTTTTACGATCCCGCCAACGCCGTTCTGGCACTGGCCGGTGATTTTGATATCGATCAGATGGTTCAACAAGTTGCGGCGAGTTTTGGTGAAATCCCCAGCAAAGGGTCAATCGAACAAGCTATTCCCGTGGAGCCGCCACTGGGCGTTGAACGGCGCGTGACAGTGGATGGCCCCGGCCAGACCGCTTATGTGCAAATAGCCTACCGTGCGCCCTCTGCCAGTGACCTGGATTTCTTCGGTCTCACAGTGCTGGACAGCCTGCTTACCGGCCCCAGCAGCCTCAATATGTTCGGCTCCGGTGGCACTACCAATAAGACCAGCCGTCTCTATCGGGCCCTGGTGGAAGGTGAGATCGCCGTCTCTTGCTTCGGCACCCTTCAAGCCACGCATGATCCCTATCTTTACTCAATCAACCTGACCGTGCATCCCGCCCATACCCCGGAAGAAGTCCTCCAGGCTGTGGATGATGAATTGAAACGAGTGATGGATTCACCAGTCATGCAGGAGGAAATTGCCCGGGCGATCAAACAAGCCAAAGCACTGTTTGCCTACAGCAGTGAAAACATCTCCAACCAGGCCTTCTGGCTGGGCTACACCGATATGTTCGCCAATTACGATTGGTTCGAAAATTACGTCAACCACCTCGCCAAAGTCACGCCCAAGGACGTCCTGCGCATTGCCCGGGAAGCCCTCAATCCTGATAACCGGGTAGTTGGCTTTTACCTGCCGGAAGAAAGTCTCAGCCAATGA
- a CDS encoding insulinase family protein yields the protein MTNKAPFTPQTTAMPSPDDITREVLPNGITILARSNFNSPTLSIRGYLPSGSIFDPDEKLGLSYLTANSLMSGTAHYDFQALYNEIESVGAKIGFSSGTLTSAFSTHSLSEDLDLIMGLVAECLRHPTFPDREFNRLKMQMLTGLAIRAQDTAAMASMLFDEAVFAGHPYERPDDGYIETVQAIEKEDLVRFYQRTFGPQGLTIAIVGAVEPQTAVDAIKAALGDWSNLEQEHLPELPPLAPITQPARKSLTINGKSQADIVIGCQAPERLSPDYVPLRIGNNILGEFGMMGRLGKSVREDSGLAYYVYSNLSSSLGPGAWEMIAGVNPRSVEQAIELMSAEARRFVNEPVTAEELDDSKSLFLGRLPLLLESNNGVAISLLNMERFDLGLDYFIQYPNRIKAVTAEQILEASRRYLNPDNLIVTVAGP from the coding sequence ATGACAAACAAAGCCCCCTTTACCCCTCAGACAACCGCCATGCCCAGCCCGGATGACATTACTCGGGAAGTCCTTCCCAACGGGATCACAATTCTGGCACGGTCCAACTTCAACAGCCCCACCCTTTCCATCCGAGGGTACCTGCCCAGCGGCAGCATTTTTGACCCGGATGAAAAACTTGGCCTGAGCTATCTGACGGCAAACAGCCTGATGTCCGGCACAGCGCATTATGATTTCCAGGCTCTCTATAACGAAATCGAGTCGGTTGGTGCGAAAATCGGCTTTTCCTCCGGCACCCTGACCTCAGCCTTCAGTACCCACTCCCTCAGCGAGGACCTGGACCTGATCATGGGGCTGGTGGCTGAATGCCTCCGACACCCCACCTTCCCGGATCGGGAATTTAACCGCCTAAAAATGCAAATGCTCACCGGTTTGGCGATCCGCGCTCAGGATACCGCCGCCATGGCATCCATGCTCTTTGATGAGGCCGTTTTTGCCGGTCACCCCTATGAACGCCCGGATGATGGCTATATTGAGACCGTGCAAGCCATCGAGAAGGAAGATCTGGTTCGGTTCTATCAACGCACCTTTGGCCCCCAGGGGCTGACCATTGCCATTGTCGGCGCAGTGGAACCTCAAACAGCCGTGGATGCCATCAAAGCCGCCCTGGGAGATTGGTCGAACCTCGAGCAGGAACACTTGCCAGAGCTGCCTCCCCTGGCGCCCATCACCCAACCCGCCCGCAAGAGCCTGACTATCAACGGCAAATCCCAGGCGGATATCGTCATCGGCTGCCAGGCCCCAGAACGCCTCTCACCCGATTATGTCCCGCTGCGGATCGGCAATAACATCCTCGGCGAATTCGGCATGATGGGACGGCTGGGCAAGAGCGTTCGGGAAGATTCCGGCCTGGCCTATTACGTTTATTCCAATCTGAGTTCCAGCCTGGGTCCCGGCGCCTGGGAGATGATTGCAGGCGTGAACCCCCGCAGCGTTGAACAAGCCATTGAATTGATGTCTGCAGAAGCCCGGCGTTTTGTCAATGAGCCAGTGACCGCTGAAGAACTGGACGATTCAAAGTCTCTCTTCCTGGGGCGCTTACCCTTGCTGCTCGAATCCAATAATGGGGTGGCGATCTCATTATTAAATATGGAGCGTTTTGATCTTGGGCTGGATTATTTCATCCAGTATCCCAATAGGATCAAAGCCGTAACCGCCGAACAAATCCTTGAAGCCAGCCGAAGATACCTCAACCCCGACAATCTCATTGTCACAGTGGCAGGACCGTAA
- a CDS encoding membrane dipeptidase, translating into MTLIIDSHEDLAWNMVNLARDYTKSALETRSSERNTPIPAYNGNTLLGRPEYVQSKVALVFGTLYVSPRRLEKGSYPVETYETPQQAHQAYRKQLDAYFRLADEQPNDFTLIFSQSDLQAHWKTWQAFDIDDTLPAPPTGIVVLMEGAECVVEPAQVADWFEWGVRLIGPAWAGNRYCGGTREPGPLTKLGYELLDRMADQGFILDISHMDHESARQSLDCYPGQVIASHANAEALIRDLPINRHLKDATIHQLIERNGVMGIVPLNGFLDWGWQDRGGRASMSLELVADQIDYVCQLAGDSRHVALGTDFDGGFGVEKVPMELNTIADLTQLDPLLKKRGYNQEDIARIFHGNWYRILQENLPSS; encoded by the coding sequence ATGACACTGATCATTGACTCACATGAAGACCTGGCTTGGAACATGGTCAACTTAGCGCGGGATTACACCAAATCCGCCCTTGAAACCCGTTCCAGTGAACGCAACACCCCCATCCCCGCCTACAATGGGAACACCTTATTAGGTCGCCCTGAATACGTCCAGAGCAAAGTGGCTCTTGTTTTCGGGACGCTCTATGTCAGCCCTCGCCGCTTGGAAAAAGGCAGCTACCCGGTTGAGACCTATGAAACCCCGCAGCAGGCACATCAAGCTTATCGCAAACAGTTGGATGCCTATTTCCGCCTGGCGGATGAACAGCCCAACGATTTCACCCTGATTTTCTCCCAATCTGATCTGCAAGCTCACTGGAAAACCTGGCAGGCTTTTGATATTGATGACACGCTGCCCGCGCCGCCCACCGGAATCGTCGTTCTGATGGAAGGTGCGGAGTGCGTGGTGGAACCCGCTCAAGTGGCGGATTGGTTCGAGTGGGGTGTGCGTCTGATCGGCCCCGCCTGGGCTGGGAATCGCTATTGCGGCGGCACCCGTGAGCCCGGCCCGCTGACCAAGCTGGGCTATGAATTGCTCGACCGGATGGCGGACCAGGGCTTCATTTTAGATATCAGCCACATGGACCATGAATCAGCCAGACAATCCCTGGATTGCTATCCAGGGCAGGTCATTGCCTCTCATGCCAACGCCGAAGCGCTGATCCGGGACCTCCCCATCAACCGGCACCTGAAAGACGCCACCATCCATCAATTGATTGAACGAAATGGCGTGATGGGCATCGTCCCCCTGAATGGCTTTTTGGATTGGGGCTGGCAGGATCGCGGCGGCCGAGCGAGCATGTCGCTGGAACTTGTCGCTGACCAAATTGATTATGTCTGCCAATTAGCTGGTGATTCCCGGCATGTCGCCCTCGGGACCGATTTTGACGGCGGTTTTGGCGTGGAAAAAGTGCCAATGGAACTGAACACCATTGCCGACCTGACTCAGTTGGACCCACTTTTAAAGAAAAGAGGTTACAATCAAGAAGACATCGCCCGGATATTCCACGGTAACTGGTACAGAATATTGCAGGAAAATTTGCCCTCATCATGA
- the acpS gene encoding holo-ACP synthase translates to MTLCSGIDTIEIARLEQIRPAIRARFIQRVFTEKEIDQAQDRNDALSGIFAAKEAVSKALGTGIGIVHWRDIEIIHLPSGQPTVQLHGKAVTIAELLGIKEWSVSISHDRTKAIAMAVGMGNRS, encoded by the coding sequence ATGACACTCTGCAGTGGTATTGACACGATCGAAATTGCCCGACTGGAACAAATCCGTCCGGCCATTCGAGCGCGCTTCATCCAACGGGTATTCACAGAAAAGGAGATCGACCAGGCTCAAGACCGTAATGATGCTCTGAGCGGCATCTTTGCCGCCAAGGAAGCGGTCTCCAAAGCGCTCGGAACCGGGATCGGAATCGTTCACTGGCGGGACATTGAAATCATCCACCTCCCGTCTGGCCAGCCCACGGTACAACTCCACGGTAAAGCCGTCACTATCGCTGAATTATTGGGAATTAAGGAATGGTCAGTGAGCATCAGCCATGATCGCACAAAAGCGATTGCGATGGCCGTTGGGATGGGGAATCGATCCTGA
- a CDS encoding S1 RNA-binding domain-containing protein, translated as MNQDDVMKTQGEEESQEQPTNKMEALLEAEGLTIDFPKRGEIRKGTIASINNGQILVSVGAKSEGIIAGKEFDSIDEDTRKALEEGEEITVYVVTPEDSNGNLILSYNRALEEENWQKAEELMESEDSFVSKIEGYNKGGLLVPLGTIRGFVPASQIGLGRRLTITGNSPEERYAEMVGETIDVCVIEVDRDRRRLILSERAASSETRESIKERVIDELEEGEIRTGRVTSLADFGAFVNINGADGLVHLSELSWDHINHPSEVLEVGQEVKVKVISIDSDRKRIGLSIRRLKDDPWEDQVSILTEGQLVEGRITRLTNFGAFARLLLDDVEGDLEGLIHISEISEHRIEHPKELLHEGDVVTLRIIKIEEDTHRIGLSMRRVDSPAYTDLDWKTLTEEFDVDGMTDAAPAEDSVEEAEVEEEVVAEEAAAEDDVAEAAVEEAKETEEAVEEAAEAEKDEE; from the coding sequence ATGAACCAAGATGATGTTATGAAAACCCAGGGGGAAGAAGAGAGCCAGGAACAGCCAACCAATAAAATGGAAGCCTTACTGGAAGCGGAAGGTCTCACAATCGACTTTCCCAAACGTGGCGAAATCCGTAAAGGAACCATCGCCAGTATTAACAACGGACAGATCCTCGTCAGTGTTGGTGCAAAATCAGAAGGAATCATTGCTGGTAAAGAATTCGATTCAATTGATGAAGACACTCGCAAAGCCTTGGAAGAAGGCGAAGAGATCACCGTCTATGTTGTTACACCAGAAGATTCAAATGGCAACCTGATCCTTTCTTATAACCGAGCCCTGGAAGAAGAGAACTGGCAAAAAGCCGAAGAGCTCATGGAATCGGAAGATTCTTTCGTTTCCAAAATCGAAGGGTACAACAAGGGCGGTCTTTTGGTCCCCTTGGGCACCATTCGCGGCTTTGTTCCCGCTTCTCAAATTGGCCTGGGGCGCCGACTGACCATCACCGGGAATTCTCCCGAAGAACGCTATGCCGAAATGGTTGGTGAAACCATTGACGTTTGCGTGATCGAAGTCGACCGTGACCGCCGCCGCCTGATCCTTTCCGAACGGGCAGCCAGCAGCGAAACCCGCGAATCCATCAAGGAACGCGTGATCGATGAGCTGGAAGAAGGCGAAATCCGCACAGGCCGTGTGACCAGCCTCGCAGATTTTGGCGCATTCGTCAATATCAATGGTGCCGATGGTCTGGTTCACCTTTCTGAGCTTTCATGGGATCATATCAATCATCCCAGTGAGGTTCTGGAGGTTGGGCAGGAAGTCAAAGTGAAAGTGATCAGCATTGATTCTGATCGCAAACGCATTGGCCTCTCCATCCGCCGTCTCAAGGACGATCCATGGGAAGACCAGGTCTCCATTTTAACGGAAGGCCAACTGGTCGAAGGTCGAATCACCCGCCTGACCAACTTTGGTGCCTTTGCCCGCCTGCTGCTCGATGATGTGGAAGGCGATCTGGAAGGTCTGATCCACATTTCTGAGATCAGTGAACACCGGATTGAGCATCCCAAAGAGTTGCTGCACGAAGGTGATGTTGTCACCCTTCGAATCATCAAGATCGAAGAAGACACCCACCGCATCGGCCTGAGCATGCGCCGCGTGGACTCCCCCGCCTACACCGATCTGGATTGGAAGACCCTGACTGAAGAATTTGACGTCGATGGGATGACCGATGCAGCCCCGGCTGAGGATTCCGTGGAAGAAGCTGAAGTCGAAGAAGAAGTGGTCGCTGAAGAAGCTGCCGCCGAAGACGATGTGGCTGAAGCCGCTGTCGAAGAAGCCAAAGAGACTGAAGAAGCCGTCGAAGAAGCTGCTGAAGCTGAAAAAGACGAAGAGTAG